The proteins below come from a single Aegilops tauschii subsp. strangulata cultivar AL8/78 chromosome 6, Aet v6.0, whole genome shotgun sequence genomic window:
- the LOC109762370 gene encoding putative cyclin-dependent kinase F-2, whose translation MHQIILYTQHKICDFGVAMSMSEAPPYKEEAGMGEYRAPKILLGKEDYDALVDIWSLGCVMAEMLTGERTFRADEFISLFQRIFQVVGVPDDTTWPGFTSLPHAAPPPLVPGQQSTLRHLFPEEALSAEGFEVLNGPLTCNPDKRLTTAAALKLPWFATASANSHPALSAAAKIDRMAVSIKEEVVEFAPLMPPRK comes from the coding sequence atgcaccaaatcattctctacacACAACACAAGATCTGCGATTTTGGTGTCGCCATGTCTATGTCGGAGGCGCCGCCGTACAAGGAGGAGGCCGGCATGGGGGAGTACCGGGCGCCCAAGATACTTCTGGGAAAGGAGGACTACGATGCGCTCGTCGACATATGGTCTCTTGGGTGCGTCATGGCAGAGATGCTCACGGGCGAGAGGACTTTCCGGGCCGACGAATTCATATCTCTGTTCCAAAGGATCTTCCAAGTGGTGGGCGTGCCAGACGACACGACGTGGCCGGGGTTCACGTCGCTGCCGCACGCCGCCCCGCCTCCGCTGGTGCCGGGGCAGCAGAGCACGCTGCGACATCTGTTCCCGGAGGAGGCGCTGTCCGCGGAGGGATTCGAGGTCCTCAACGGCCCTCTTACATGCAACCCCGACAAGCGGCTGACGACGGCCGCCGCACTGAAGCTCCCGTGGTTCGCCACCGCTTCTGCAAACTCCCACCCTGCTCTTTCTGCTGCTGCCAAGATCGACAGGATGGCGGTGTCCATaaaggaggaggtggtggagttCGCTCCGTTGATGCCTCCCAGAAAATGA